One genomic segment of Borrelia coriaceae includes these proteins:
- a CDS encoding tetratricopeptide repeat protein, translating to MSSEKIAELIKDIYLSFRKGDFKTALMKSEEAHSFDFDNIEILTALKSSVYWNGQIESLDRIDKDYEKAEFLIREWNNFARRYLKKMNFDFIQGRNAIKYFVFQLCLEIYKNIYKSQPENLDILIKIAKSYKGMGNYERAIAVFLQILGDTKDNADVVAELADSYALIDEIKEAKVLFREAFFINPQKIDIDALESEMILKLIEAIKSDRNISDTLIKEWIPVYGALNGVFNIKRELRPIELGHLKQSVYSLRNELKEKSYRSINESILLPRLINKYFWLIDHYVRIKEDRVRIDEILSYIKEIDIGIYQQYVN from the coding sequence GTGTCATCAGAAAAAATCGCGGAATTAATCAAGGATATTTATTTAAGCTTCAGGAAAGGTGATTTTAAGACAGCTTTAATGAAATCAGAAGAAGCACATTCTTTTGATTTTGATAATATTGAAATTTTAACAGCTTTAAAAAGTTCTGTATATTGGAATGGTCAGATCGAAAGTCTTGATCGCATAGATAAAGACTATGAGAAGGCTGAGTTTTTAATAAGGGAATGGAATAATTTTGCTAGAAGATATTTAAAAAAGATGAATTTTGATTTTATTCAAGGTCGCAACGCAATTAAGTATTTTGTATTTCAGCTATGTTTAGAGATATATAAAAATATATATAAATCACAACCAGAAAACTTAGACATTTTAATAAAAATTGCTAAGTCTTACAAGGGAATGGGTAATTATGAGAGAGCCATAGCTGTTTTTTTGCAGATATTAGGGGATACAAAAGATAATGCAGATGTAGTTGCTGAACTTGCTGATTCTTATGCGCTTATTGATGAAATTAAGGAAGCTAAGGTATTATTTAGAGAGGCTTTTTTTATTAATCCCCAAAAGATAGATATAGATGCGCTTGAATCTGAGATGATACTTAAGTTAATAGAAGCTATTAAAAGTGATAGAAATATTTCTGACACTCTTATTAAGGAGTGGATACCTGTTTATGGGGCACTAAATGGTGTTTTTAATATAAAAAGAGAATTAAGGCCTATTGAGCTTGGTCATTTAAAGCAATCTGTTTATAGTTTGCGTAATGAACTTAAAGAAAAGTCTTATAGATCAATAAATGAGAGCATATTGCTTCCAAGGCTTATTAATAAATATTTTTGGCTTATTGATCATTATGTAAGGATAAAAGAAGATCGTGTTAGAATTGATGAAATTTTATCTTATATTAAGGAAATAGATATAGGAATATATCAGCAATATGTTAATTAG